A genomic region of Sphingobium sp. HWE2-09 contains the following coding sequences:
- a CDS encoding HPr kinase/phosphorylase, with product MARALSSETLHATSVAIDGRVVLLCGPSGAGKSDLALRLIDRGAVLVSDDYSLIKRIDGRLLATAPDTIRGKMEVRGLGIVAMPVVEEAPVALLADLFDKVDRMPLTPFHRAIAGIDVPVVKIAPFEASAPIKVELALKALGLKDLAAS from the coding sequence ATGGCGCGCGCACTTTCATCCGAAACGCTACATGCGACCAGCGTGGCTATTGACGGCCGCGTCGTGCTGCTCTGCGGGCCGAGCGGCGCGGGCAAGTCCGATCTGGCGCTCCGCCTGATCGATCGCGGCGCCGTGCTGGTGAGCGACGACTACAGCCTGATCAAGCGCATCGACGGGCGGCTGCTCGCCACCGCACCCGACACGATCCGGGGCAAGATGGAAGTACGCGGCCTGGGCATCGTCGCCATGCCGGTGGTGGAGGAAGCGCCCGTCGCGCTGCTCGCTGACCTGTTCGACAAGGTCGACCGGATGCCGCTCACTCCCTTCCATCGCGCGATCGCCGGGATCGACGTGCCGGTGGTGAAAATCGCCCCGTTCGAAGCCTCCGCCCCGATCAAGGTCGAACTGGCGCTCAAGGCGCTGGGGCTGAAAGATCTGGCCGCATCATGA